In Nitratireductor basaltis, the following are encoded in one genomic region:
- a CDS encoding cupin domain-containing protein, producing MDVATSEKPTGVVWMGTRYEILLRAATTNGAMGMFQSEDQPGFGPPMHVHHDAEETFYILSGAVDFARGDERLTVRAGGAVHIPRGTPHTFRVRDEGSARMLTILTPGGFEGFFAEVAAAGFEMPRDLAAMQPISEKYRLEIVGPPLSAT from the coding sequence ATGGATGTCGCCACGAGTGAGAAGCCAACCGGCGTAGTCTGGATGGGGACGCGGTATGAGATCCTTCTCCGCGCTGCGACGACGAACGGGGCAATGGGGATGTTCCAGTCGGAAGATCAGCCCGGTTTCGGTCCTCCCATGCATGTTCACCATGACGCCGAAGAAACCTTCTACATCCTGAGTGGTGCTGTCGATTTCGCTCGGGGTGATGAACGGCTCACCGTAAGGGCAGGTGGTGCCGTGCACATTCCACGCGGAACACCTCATACCTTCCGGGTGCGTGATGAGGGTTCAGCGAGAATGCTCACCATTCTTACACCCGGCGGCTTCGAAGGTTTCTTTGCAGAAGTTGCGGCAGCCGGGTTTGAAATGCCTCGCGACCTCGCAGCCATGCAGCCGATTTCGGAAAAGTACCGCCTCGAGATCGTCGGACCACCGCTAAGCGCCACCTGA